One window of the Eucalyptus grandis isolate ANBG69807.140 chromosome 6, ASM1654582v1, whole genome shotgun sequence genome contains the following:
- the LOC104451913 gene encoding cytokinin hydroxylase-like → MAMEVLTAILILVVLLSLLIKGAYETLSWYWWRPRRIKKIMERQGVSGPRPRLLVGSISDMASLVAKSTSDDMDSISHDLVPRLLPHYVLWSQQYGKRFMYWHGSEPRMCLTETELIKEFLSKYSTLSGKSWLQQQGVKHFIGKGLLMANGDDWYHQRHIVAPAFLGDKLKSCAGYMVECTDQMLQSLRKAVDSGQTEFEISEYMVRLTADIISRTEFDSSYEKGKQIFHLLTLLQPLCAQASRHLCLPGSRFFPSKYNREIKSLKMEVERLLMEIIQSRRDCVEIGQSSSHGNDLLGMLLDEMQKKTSGRGFSLNLQLIMDECKTFFFAGHDTTALLLTWTVMLLASNPSWQERVREEVAQVCNGADPSVEHLSKLTLLNMVINESLRLYPLATVLPRTAFEDIKLGDLHIPKGLSIWIPVLAIHHSEELWGKDANEFNPERFASKAFVPGRFLLFAMGPRNCVGQSFALMEAKIILAMLISRFSFMISGSYRHAPIIVLTIKPEYGVQICLKPLNPYKHTSLGVCNRTGLWHPKNSRQPLDVLKPMIR, encoded by the exons ATGGCCATGGAGGTCCTAACAGCCATATTGATATTGGTCGTACTCTTGAGTCTGCTAATTAAGGGTGCTTACGAGACCCTCTCGTGGTACTGGTGGAGGCCGAGACGCATCAAGAAAATAATGGAGAGGCAAGGAGTGAGTGGCCCAAGACCTCGCCTCCTGGTTGGCAGCATCTCGGACATGGCCTCCCTTGTCGCCAAGTCCACCTCCGACGACATGGACTCCATCAGCCATGACCTCGTTCCCCGCCTCTTGCCCCATTACGTCCTCTGGTCACAGCAATACG GAAAACGTTTCATGTACTGGCATGGGAGTGAGCCGCGGATGTGTCTCACTGAGACTGAGCTGATCAAGGAATTCCTATCCAAATACAGCACTTTATCCGGGAAGTCGTGGCTGCAACAGCAAGGGGTGAAGCATTTCATCGGGAAGGGACTCCTGATGGCGAACGGTGACGATTGGTACCACCAACGCCACATCGTCGCCCCCGCCTTCCTGGGAGACAAGCTCAAG AGCTGTGCGGGGTATATGGTGGAGTGCACTGACCAGATGCTCCAATCGCTAAGGAAGGCAGTGGACTCGGGCCAGACCGAGTTTGAGATCAGCGAGTACATGGTCAGGCTCACGGCGGACATCATCTCCAGGACTGAGTTCGACAGTAGCTACGAGAAGGGCAAGCAAATCTTCCACCTCCTCACCCTCCTCCAACCCCTCTGCGCCCAAGCCAGCCGCCACCTGTGCCTTCCCGGTAGCCG GTTCTTTCCAAGCAAGTACAATAGGGAGATAAAGTCACTGAAGATGGAGGTGGAGAGGCTGCTGATGGAGATAATCCAGAGCCGGAGGGACTGCGTAGAGATCGGGCAGAGCAGCTCGCACGGGAACGACCTGCTCGGGATGCTGCTTGATGAGATGCAGAAGAAGACATCAGGGAGAGGATTCAGCTTGAATCTCCAGTTGATCATGGACGAGTGCAAGACCTTCTTCTTCGCCGGGCACGACACCACAGCGCTGCTGCTGACGTGGACGGTGATGCTTCTCGCCAGCAACCCATCCTGGCAAGAAAGAGTGAGGGAGGAGGTCGCCCAGGTCTGCAATGGTGCCGATCCCTCAGTCGAACACCTCTCCAAGCTCACCCTG TTAAATATGGTGATTAATGAATCACTAAGGCTCTATCCACTAGCCACGGTACTTCCCCGCACGGCGTTTGAGGACATCAAGTTAGGAGACCTCCACATTCCCAAGGGACTCTCGATTTGGATTCCGGTCCTTGCGATTCACCATAGCGAGGAGTTGTGGGGCAAAGATGCAAACGAGTTCAACCCGGAGCGATTTGCATCAAAGGCTTTTGTGCCGGGCCGGTTCTTACTCTTCGCGATGGGCCCGCGGAACTGCGTTGGTCAGTCCTTCGCTCTCATGGAGGCCAAGATCATACTGGCCATGTTGATATCCCGGTTCAGCTTCATGATCTCGGGCAGCTACCGCCACGCCCCCATCATCGTGCTCACCATAAAACCCGAGTATGGGGTTCAAATATGCTTGAAGCCTTTAAACCCGTATAAACATACAAgtttaggggtgtgcaaccggaccgggttgtggcatcccaaaaattcaagacaacctctagatgtattaaagcctatgattaggtaa